Proteins encoded in a region of the Flavobacterium sp. PMTSA4 genome:
- the kbl gene encoding glycine C-acetyltransferase → MYGKIQQHLQNELKTIEENGLYKKERIITSPQGAEINVNGETVLNFCANNYLGLSSHPEVIQAAKDALDSHGFGMSSVRFICGTQDIHKTLEQKIADFYGTEDTILYAAAFDANGGVFEPLLGEEDCIISDSLNHASIIDGVRLCKAARYRYENSNMDDLETQLKKATEAGHRFKLIVTDGVFSMDGLVAPLDKICDLADKYDAMVMVDECHAAGFIGATGKGTLEAKGVMGRVDIITGTLGKALGGAMGGYTTAKKEIIEILRQRSRPYLFSNSLAPAIVGASIKVFELLKKDTSLRDKLEWNTNYFKEGMKNAGFDIIDGDSAIVPVMLYDAKLSQVMADELLKKGVYVIGFFFPVVPRDKARIRVQLSAAHTKEHLDKTIAAFEEVGKKLNIIK, encoded by the coding sequence ATGTACGGAAAAATTCAACAACACTTACAAAACGAATTAAAAACCATCGAAGAAAATGGTTTGTATAAAAAAGAACGCATCATCACTTCACCTCAAGGTGCTGAAATCAATGTTAATGGTGAAACGGTTTTAAATTTTTGTGCCAATAATTATTTAGGTTTATCATCGCATCCCGAAGTAATACAAGCAGCAAAAGACGCTTTGGATTCACATGGTTTTGGAATGTCTTCAGTCCGTTTCATTTGTGGAACTCAAGATATCCATAAAACATTAGAACAAAAAATTGCTGATTTCTACGGAACTGAAGATACTATTCTTTATGCAGCTGCTTTTGATGCAAACGGTGGCGTTTTTGAACCTTTACTAGGTGAAGAAGACTGCATCATTTCCGATAGTTTAAATCATGCTTCTATTATTGATGGTGTTCGTTTGTGTAAAGCTGCACGTTATCGTTATGAAAATTCAAATATGGATGATTTGGAAACGCAACTAAAAAAAGCGACAGAAGCTGGACATCGTTTTAAATTAATAGTTACCGATGGCGTTTTCTCTATGGATGGATTAGTAGCACCTCTGGATAAAATTTGTGATTTAGCTGATAAATATGATGCTATGGTTATGGTTGATGAATGTCATGCTGCTGGTTTTATTGGTGCTACCGGAAAAGGAACTTTGGAAGCAAAAGGTGTAATGGGAAGAGTTGACATCATTACCGGAACATTAGGAAAAGCACTTGGTGGCGCAATGGGTGGATATACTACCGCAAAAAAAGAAATTATTGAAATTTTACGTCAACGTTCTCGACCTTATTTGTTTTCAAATTCATTAGCACCAGCAATTGTTGGAGCATCAATTAAAGTATTTGAGCTTTTAAAAAAAGATACTTCCTTAAGAGACAAATTAGAATGGAATACTAATTACTTTAAAGAAGGAATGAAAAATGCTGGTTTTGATATTATTGATGGCGATTCGGCAATTGTTCCTGTAATGTTATATGATGCAAAACTCTCTCAAGTTATGGCTGATGAACTTTTGAAAAAAGGAGTTTATGTTATTGGATTTTTCTTTCCTGTTGTTCCCAGAGATAAGGCTAGAATTAGAGTTCAATTATCGGCAGCTCACACAAAAGAGCATCTTGATAAAACTATAGCTGCCTTTGAAGAAGTGGGTAAAAAACTGAATATCATCAAATAA
- a CDS encoding OmpA family protein: MKHLNKLFVAMVMLAGISSQAQDSNNPWAISFGVNAVDTRVSAASKVEDQFSEFFNAKDHWNILPSVSYLNVSKYVGSNFSFGLTGSINKIKKFVNPRINDEDYTVTNPGDLSYYAVDGVVNYSFMNLIKSKVIDPSAHVGGGYTWYGDNSAGTVNGGLGLTLWFTENVGLSYRATYKYSFEDNRADMPTHMQHFAGLTFKFGGKDTDGDGIYDKDDACPDVAGLKQFNGCPDTDGDGIADKDDACPDVAGPAEFNGCPDTDGDGIADKDDACPEVAGLKQFNGCPDTDGDGVMDKNDKCPDVKGPKENGGCPWPDRDGDGVLDKDDKCPDVKGTVANNGCPEVSDEVVKRLNDYAKTILFDSGKASFQQQTYPVLQSIAAILKEYPNSKFSLEGHTDSDGKDAANQKLSEDRAAAVKNYLVENGIDSSRLSSVGFGESKPIDTNKTKAGKANNRRVEVKLVK; this comes from the coding sequence ATGAAACACCTTAACAAATTATTCGTTGCTATGGTAATGTTAGCTGGAATCAGCTCTCAAGCTCAAGACAGCAACAACCCATGGGCTATATCTTTTGGGGTAAATGCAGTTGACACTAGAGTTAGTGCAGCATCTAAAGTAGAAGATCAGTTTTCAGAATTTTTCAATGCAAAAGATCATTGGAACATTTTACCTTCTGTATCTTATTTAAACGTATCTAAATACGTAGGTAGCAATTTCTCTTTTGGACTTACAGGTTCTATTAACAAGATTAAAAAATTTGTTAATCCAAGAATTAATGATGAAGACTACACTGTAACTAATCCTGGTGATTTAAGTTATTACGCAGTTGATGGAGTAGTTAACTACAGCTTTATGAATTTAATTAAATCAAAAGTAATTGATCCATCTGCTCACGTTGGTGGTGGTTATACTTGGTATGGAGACAATTCAGCAGGAACAGTTAATGGTGGTTTAGGATTAACTTTATGGTTTACTGAAAATGTTGGTTTATCATATCGCGCTACCTACAAATATTCTTTCGAGGACAATAGAGCTGACATGCCAACTCATATGCAGCATTTTGCTGGTCTTACTTTCAAATTTGGAGGTAAAGATACCGATGGTGATGGAATCTATGACAAAGATGATGCTTGTCCAGATGTTGCCGGTTTAAAACAATTCAATGGTTGTCCTGACACTGATGGTGATGGAATCGCTGATAAAGATGATGCTTGTCCAGATGTAGCTGGTCCAGCTGAATTCAATGGTTGTCCTGATACTGACGGTGATGGAATCGCTGATAAAGATGATGCTTGTCCTGAAGTAGCTGGTTTAAAACAATTCAATGGTTGTCCTGATACTGACGGTGACGGAGTTATGGATAAAAATGACAAATGTCCAGATGTTAAAGGTCCAAAAGAAAATGGTGGATGTCCTTGGCCAGATAGAGATGGTGACGGAGTTTTAGACAAAGATGACAAATGTCCAGATGTAAAAGGAACTGTTGCTAACAATGGTTGTCCAGAAGTATCTGACGAAGTTGTTAAAAGATTAAATGACTATGCTAAAACTATCTTATTTGATAGCGGTAAAGCTTCATTCCAACAACAAACTTACCCAGTTTTACAATCAATTGCTGCTATCTTAAAAGAGTATCCAAATTCTAAATTCTCTTTAGAAGGACACACTGATAGCGATGGTAAAGATGCTGCTAACCAAAAATTATCTGAAGATAGAGCTGCTGCTGTTAAAAACTACTTAGTAGAAAACGGTATAGATTCTTCTAGATTATCTTCAGTTGGTTTCGGTGAGTCAAAACCAATTGACACTAACAAAACTAAAGCTGGTAAAGCTAACAACAGAAGAGTTGAAGTGAAATTAGTTAAATAA
- a CDS encoding PD-(D/E)XK nuclease family protein — translation MSKPTFLNQLANTIITNYPENLSDCIIVLPNKRAKVFLINELQNITTKTIFAPDIISIEEFVQNISGIRNIDSVELLFEFYNVYCSIEEKNKLDEFESFANWAKTLLQDFNEIDRYLLEPDKILKYLENIKEIEHWSVDINKKTELIEKHLLFWKKLPHYYHSLYKHLYNKGIGYQGLIYREATENLTHFSDNLKNEKFIFAGFNALNQAEEKIIQHLLAIDKAEVYWDLDEVFLKDELHDAGLFQRKFKKEWNFYKNNPYQWVAKDFAQQKTIEIISTPKAIGQAKIVGNIIEQHCETENLQNVAIILGEENLLLPILYSLPKNVDALNITMGFSSKNNPAQLLISKFFKLHVNTTNRNSSSYTMYFKDVLDVLTNPLIEPYIDAYDLVNRINRNNFSFISLNKLHELYGKENELFQLLFQKWDTNPVQFLENIAQILLYIKSKLNRDNEEEKITNAFIYSIYKVINKLISYLSNQNSVTDLKTLFAIYKQVVEVAEVSFEGEPLEGLQIMGVLESRVLDFETVIITSVNEGKFPAGKSNNSFIPYDVKREYGLPTYKEKDAIYTYHFYHLLQRAKNIYLLYNSDSDGFDAGEKSRFITQLEIEKQPNHTLKHTFYNPIVPAVANELMVIEKSEQVQNRLKEIAETGFSPSSLTSYIRNPIQFYFQRILRIKETDEVEENIAVNTLGTIIHGTLEELYKPFLNLILTVDDIDEALFKTETEVLIQFKKVYKEGDIKTGRNLLAYEVAKRNVENFLKAERKEIENGAEIQVLSLETTYQRTIEDNRLPFPVLIKGNVDRIELRDGKIRIIDYKTGKVEQKNVSLSDWNGLTDDIKNDKIIQVLAYAFMYEPEAKNREIEVGIVSFKNMKAGFLPFNYKVDKVSTAVITPEIMESYLDQIVTLLLEIFDKDKPFEERV, via the coding sequence ATGTCAAAACCAACTTTTCTAAACCAACTTGCAAATACGATTATCACAAATTATCCCGAAAATCTTTCGGATTGCATTATTGTTCTTCCAAATAAAAGAGCAAAAGTTTTTTTGATCAATGAATTACAAAATATTACAACTAAAACTATTTTTGCTCCCGACATCATTTCTATAGAAGAGTTTGTTCAAAATATTTCTGGAATAAGAAATATTGATTCGGTTGAATTACTCTTCGAATTTTATAACGTTTATTGTTCGATTGAAGAAAAAAATAAGTTGGATGAGTTTGAAAGCTTTGCCAATTGGGCAAAAACATTGCTTCAAGATTTTAATGAAATTGATAGATATTTATTAGAACCAGATAAAATCCTGAAATATCTTGAAAACATTAAAGAAATAGAACATTGGTCGGTTGACATCAATAAAAAAACAGAATTGATTGAAAAACACCTTCTGTTTTGGAAAAAATTACCTCATTATTATCATTCATTATACAAACATCTGTATAACAAAGGAATTGGATACCAAGGATTAATTTACAGAGAAGCGACTGAAAACCTCACCCATTTTAGTGATAATTTAAAGAATGAAAAGTTCATCTTTGCAGGTTTCAATGCTTTAAATCAAGCGGAAGAAAAAATCATTCAACACCTGTTGGCTATTGATAAAGCTGAAGTTTATTGGGATTTGGACGAAGTTTTTTTAAAAGATGAACTGCACGATGCGGGTTTGTTTCAAAGAAAGTTTAAAAAAGAATGGAATTTCTATAAAAACAATCCTTACCAATGGGTTGCGAAAGATTTTGCACAACAAAAAACCATCGAAATTATTAGTACGCCAAAAGCAATTGGCCAAGCTAAAATTGTTGGGAATATCATCGAACAACATTGTGAAACTGAAAATCTTCAAAATGTAGCAATCATTCTTGGTGAAGAAAATCTGTTGTTGCCTATTTTGTATTCATTGCCCAAAAATGTTGATGCTTTAAATATCACGATGGGTTTTTCGAGTAAAAACAATCCTGCACAGCTATTAATTTCAAAGTTTTTTAAACTTCATGTCAACACAACCAATAGAAATAGCAGCAGTTACACGATGTATTTTAAAGATGTGCTCGATGTTTTGACAAATCCTTTGATTGAACCTTATATCGATGCTTATGACTTAGTAAATCGCATCAACAGAAACAATTTTTCATTTATTTCTTTGAATAAACTTCACGAATTGTATGGTAAAGAAAATGAGTTATTTCAACTTTTATTTCAAAAATGGGATACAAATCCTGTTCAGTTTCTTGAAAATATTGCACAAATTCTGTTGTATATCAAATCAAAATTAAATCGTGATAACGAAGAAGAAAAGATTACGAATGCGTTTATTTACTCGATTTATAAAGTAATTAATAAACTCATTAGCTATTTATCGAATCAAAATTCGGTTACCGATTTAAAAACTTTGTTTGCCATTTACAAACAAGTAGTCGAAGTTGCCGAAGTTTCTTTTGAAGGCGAACCTTTAGAAGGTTTGCAAATCATGGGAGTTTTAGAAAGTCGTGTTTTGGATTTTGAAACCGTTATCATCACATCGGTTAATGAAGGTAAATTTCCTGCTGGGAAATCTAACAATTCGTTCATTCCTTATGATGTGAAACGCGAGTATGGTTTGCCGACTTATAAAGAAAAGGATGCCATTTACACCTATCATTTTTATCATTTATTGCAACGTGCTAAAAATATTTATTTGCTATACAATTCGGATAGCGATGGTTTTGATGCTGGTGAAAAAAGTAGGTTCATCACACAATTAGAAATTGAGAAACAACCCAATCATACTTTAAAACATACTTTTTATAACCCAATAGTTCCTGCAGTTGCCAATGAATTAATGGTTATTGAAAAATCAGAACAGGTACAAAACCGTTTAAAAGAAATTGCCGAAACTGGTTTTTCGCCTTCATCTTTGACAAGTTATATTCGAAATCCTATTCAGTTTTATTTTCAACGAATTCTTCGCATTAAAGAAACCGATGAAGTAGAAGAAAATATTGCCGTAAACACTTTGGGAACTATCATTCATGGAACTTTGGAAGAATTGTACAAACCTTTTTTAAACCTAATTTTAACCGTTGATGATATTGATGAAGCACTCTTTAAAACAGAAACCGAAGTGCTCATTCAGTTTAAAAAAGTGTATAAAGAAGGCGATATTAAAACAGGTAGAAACCTACTAGCCTATGAAGTTGCTAAACGAAATGTTGAAAATTTTCTAAAGGCGGAACGAAAAGAAATTGAAAACGGTGCAGAAATTCAGGTTTTATCCCTTGAAACAACCTATCAACGAACCATTGAAGACAATCGTTTGCCTTTTCCTGTTTTGATAAAAGGAAATGTAGACCGAATTGAACTTCGCGACGGAAAAATTAGAATTATTGATTATAAAACCGGTAAAGTAGAACAAAAAAATGTTTCGCTTTCCGATTGGAACGGTTTAACAGATGATATCAAAAACGATAAAATCATTCAGGTTTTGGCATATGCTTTTATGTATGAACCCGAAGCTAAAAACCGAGAAATCGAAGTTGGAATTGTTTCTTTTAAAAATATGAAAGCAGGTTTTCTTCCGTTCAATTACAAAGTTGATAAAGTTTCGACTGCGGTAATTACTCCCGAAATTATGGAAAGCTATTTAGATCAAATTGTCACCTTGTTATTAGAGATTTTTGACAAAGACAAACCCTTTGAAGAACGGGTGTAA
- a CDS encoding alpha/beta fold hydrolase, which produces MSKQLIYKNTKISYTEQGKGTAVVLLHGFLENQTMWNAFVPDLTKKNRVITIDLLGHGQTECLGYVHSMEDQADAVHHVLHELKIRKAVFIGHSMGGYVALAFAELYPENVKGIVLLNSTSRADSDERKTNRDRAIIAVKQNYTNFVRMSIANLFSEDNREKLAEEIEQVKLEALKTPLQGIVAALEGMKIRKDREVILHFAPFPIQLILGKKDGVLIYEDNLEQIEGTKVKLTTFPDGHMSHIENQADLKRVLLEFLKGI; this is translated from the coding sequence ATGAGCAAACAACTTATCTACAAAAACACCAAAATCAGTTATACCGAGCAAGGAAAAGGCACGGCAGTGGTTCTGTTACACGGTTTTCTCGAAAATCAAACCATGTGGAATGCTTTTGTTCCCGATTTGACTAAAAAAAATCGCGTTATTACCATTGATTTATTAGGCCACGGACAAACCGAATGTTTAGGATACGTGCACTCAATGGAAGACCAAGCTGATGCGGTTCATCATGTTTTACATGAATTAAAAATTAGAAAAGCAGTTTTTATTGGTCATTCAATGGGTGGTTATGTAGCGCTGGCTTTCGCCGAATTGTATCCCGAAAATGTAAAAGGAATTGTGTTGCTTAACTCAACTTCGCGTGCTGATAGCGACGAACGAAAAACAAATCGAGACCGCGCTATTATTGCCGTAAAGCAAAATTACACCAACTTTGTTCGGATGAGTATTGCCAATTTATTCAGCGAAGACAACCGCGAAAAACTCGCAGAGGAAATAGAACAAGTAAAACTTGAAGCACTAAAAACGCCACTTCAAGGCATCGTGGCAGCACTTGAAGGCATGAAAATCAGAAAAGATAGAGAAGTGATTTTGCATTTTGCGCCATTTCCAATCCAATTAATATTAGGTAAAAAAGACGGCGTGCTTATTTACGAAGACAATCTCGAGCAAATAGAAGGCACCAAAGTAAAACTGACTACTTTTCCTGATGGTCATATGAGTCACATTGAAAATCAAGCGGATTTAAAGAGAGTTTTATTAGAATTTTTGAAAGGCATATAA
- a CDS encoding aminopeptidase P family protein yields MKYHPIDKDLFIKNRAKFTAVMKPNSVAVFNSNDIYPVSADSTLPFAQHRDIFYLSGVDQEESILLLFPDAPYENLKEILFLKETNEHIAIWEGEKLTKERAFEVSGVKTVIWLQDFHKTLKEIMAYADTMYINTNEHYRAAIETETREARFVKWWKENYPAHKVEKSNPILQRIRSVKESEELDLIQKACDITEKGFRRVLNFVKPNVMEYEIEAEFMHEFLINRSKGFAYTPIIASGNNANVLHYIENNQQCKAGDLILLDVGAEYANYSSDMTRMIPVSGRFTDRQKEVYNAVLRVKNEATKMLVPGNYWKQYHVEVGKIMTSELLGLGLLDKADVQNENPEWPAYKKYFMHGTSHHMGLDTHDYGLLHEPMEPNMVFTVEPGIYIPAEGFGIRIEDDVVIQKSGEPFNLMRNIPIEVEEIESIMNV; encoded by the coding sequence ATGAAATACCATCCAATAGACAAAGATTTATTCATAAAAAACAGAGCAAAATTCACTGCTGTAATGAAACCAAACAGCGTTGCCGTGTTTAACAGTAACGATATTTATCCGGTTTCTGCCGATTCTACTTTGCCTTTTGCGCAACATCGCGATATTTTTTACTTATCTGGTGTTGACCAAGAAGAAAGTATTTTGTTGCTTTTTCCAGATGCACCTTATGAAAACCTGAAAGAGATTCTTTTTCTCAAAGAAACCAACGAACACATTGCCATTTGGGAAGGCGAGAAGCTAACCAAAGAAAGGGCTTTTGAAGTTTCAGGAGTTAAAACCGTAATTTGGTTGCAGGATTTCCATAAAACTTTGAAAGAAATCATGGCGTATGCTGACACGATGTATATCAATACTAACGAACATTATCGTGCAGCTATTGAAACCGAAACCCGCGAAGCTCGTTTTGTAAAATGGTGGAAAGAAAATTATCCGGCACATAAAGTAGAAAAATCAAACCCAATTTTACAGCGCATCCGTTCTGTTAAGGAAAGCGAAGAACTCGATTTAATTCAAAAAGCGTGTGACATCACCGAAAAAGGTTTCCGCAGAGTATTAAATTTTGTCAAACCAAATGTAATGGAATACGAAATCGAGGCTGAATTTATGCACGAATTTCTAATCAATCGTTCAAAAGGTTTTGCTTATACGCCAATCATCGCTTCGGGAAATAATGCTAACGTTTTACATTACATCGAAAACAATCAGCAATGTAAAGCAGGCGATTTGATTTTATTGGATGTTGGTGCCGAATATGCCAATTATTCCAGCGATATGACACGTATGATTCCAGTTTCTGGGCGTTTTACAGACAGACAAAAAGAAGTGTACAATGCCGTTTTGAGAGTTAAAAATGAAGCAACAAAAATGTTAGTTCCAGGAAATTATTGGAAACAATACCATGTTGAAGTAGGTAAAATAATGACTTCAGAACTTCTTGGTTTAGGATTGTTAGACAAAGCCGACGTACAAAACGAAAACCCAGAATGGCCAGCTTATAAAAAATATTTCATGCACGGAACATCACACCACATGGGATTAGACACACACGATTACGGATTATTACACGAACCAATGGAACCAAATATGGTTTTCACAGTTGAACCTGGAATTTACATTCCTGCCGAAGGTTTCGGAATTCGTATAGAAGATGATGTTGTTATTCAAAAATCAGGCGAACCATTCAATCTAATGCGCAATATACCAATAGAGGTTGAGGAAATAGAAAGCATTATGAATGTGTAG
- a CDS encoding Crp/Fnr family transcriptional regulator encodes MKNSETKNSFLLFINQFIDKKDKQMKSQIEIALESFLPLLLKKNEFLVRENEICTHFCYIESGILQHAIEIEGEEKTTYLGLRNSVTSSLKSFLDATPSQKNIKALVDTQLLVIDLKNFRHLLQNNAAFHQFYFKLIEKQIMLIDDYRIDLLTLSPEERYHKLLITEPKLLQEVPLHYLASFLGISNRHMSRIRKNIK; translated from the coding sequence ATGAAAAATTCAGAAACTAAAAATTCCTTTCTACTTTTTATAAATCAATTTATTGATAAAAAGGACAAACAGATGAAATCACAAATTGAAATTGCATTGGAATCTTTTTTGCCTTTGCTTTTAAAAAAGAATGAGTTTTTAGTTAGAGAAAATGAAATCTGCACTCATTTTTGCTACATCGAAAGTGGAATTCTTCAACATGCCATTGAAATTGAAGGCGAAGAAAAAACTACTTATTTAGGTCTGCGTAATTCGGTTACTTCTTCTTTAAAAAGTTTTCTAGACGCAACTCCTTCGCAAAAAAACATCAAAGCATTGGTTGACACACAACTTTTGGTAATCGATTTAAAAAACTTTCGACATTTACTGCAAAACAACGCTGCTTTTCATCAATTCTATTTCAAATTAATTGAAAAGCAAATCATGCTCATCGATGATTATCGAATCGATTTACTCACGCTTTCACCCGAAGAACGTTATCATAAACTTTTAATAACCGAGCCAAAACTATTGCAGGAAGTACCATTGCATTATTTGGCTTCTTTTCTAGGAATTTCCAATCGACACATGAGCAGAATTCGAAAAAACATAAAATAA
- a CDS encoding ChaN family lipoprotein, with protein sequence MKNILTTLLLVSLFGFAQDKSPYQLFDKNGKKVRYKKLLKSTENADVVLFGEYHNNSIVHWLQLELTKDLAEKKQLILGAEMLEADNQKQVNQYLAGEINQKQLDSTARLWNNYKTDYKPLVDFAKEKKLKFIATNIPRRYASLVFKKDFQALDNLTDEEKSWIAPLPIPFDINLPGYKSMMEMAEHAGEKMPKAQAIKDATMAHFIVKNFVKNSLFIHFNGTYHSDNFEGINWYLKKYNPELKILTISTVEQSTISKLDKENYTKADYILVIDIDATKTY encoded by the coding sequence ATGAAGAATATTTTAACTACTTTATTGTTGGTTTCACTATTTGGCTTCGCTCAAGATAAAAGTCCGTATCAATTATTTGACAAAAACGGCAAAAAAGTTAGATATAAAAAACTGCTCAAAAGCACTGAAAATGCTGATGTTGTATTGTTTGGCGAATATCACAATAATTCGATAGTACATTGGCTTCAATTAGAACTTACCAAAGATTTGGCCGAGAAAAAACAACTTATTCTTGGCGCTGAAATGCTTGAAGCTGATAATCAAAAACAAGTTAATCAATACTTGGCAGGAGAAATAAATCAGAAACAATTGGATTCAACTGCAAGACTTTGGAATAATTATAAAACGGATTACAAACCTTTGGTAGATTTTGCCAAAGAAAAGAAATTGAAATTCATTGCTACGAATATCCCAAGAAGATATGCTTCGCTGGTTTTTAAAAAAGATTTTCAAGCATTGGATAATTTAACTGATGAAGAAAAATCATGGATTGCTCCATTGCCTATCCCTTTTGATATTAATCTTCCCGGCTATAAATCGATGATGGAAATGGCGGAACATGCTGGAGAAAAAATGCCAAAAGCACAAGCCATTAAAGACGCAACGATGGCGCATTTTATTGTTAAAAACTTTGTCAAAAACAGTTTATTCATTCACTTCAACGGAACCTATCACAGTGATAACTTTGAAGGAATCAATTGGTATTTGAAAAAATACAATCCAGAGTTGAAAATTTTGACAATTTCGACTGTTGAACAGTCAACTATTTCAAAATTAGATAAAGAAAATTATACTAAAGCAGACTATATTCTCGTTATAGATATAGACGCAACCAAAACATATTAA
- a CDS encoding succinate dehydrogenase cytochrome b subunit encodes MAKSALLKSSLAKKYWMALTGLFLCLFLTGHLAGNLQLLVPNNAVNFNKYALFMTTNPAVKLLSYLTYISILFHAIDGFLLTYQNVKARPIGYAKNNPSKNSSFSSRNMAVLGTIILIFIVTHMVNFWAKMHFDRNMPLVTKVQDNGTGMKQVQIVGTKDSPMPFLNANNEYVISEKFIKDVKEQTQGKYDLKLEHGTTLINKVDGEVVFEGYKDLYKITVAFFKSEGKFMGTIPKQGLLFTILYVLAMATLAFHLWHGFQSAFQSLGLNHPKYTPAIKGFGKFFAIVVPTLFAVIPVYIHFFLK; translated from the coding sequence ATGGCAAAATCTGCACTTTTAAAGTCATCTCTTGCAAAAAAATATTGGATGGCTCTTACGGGTTTATTTTTATGCTTGTTTTTAACAGGTCATTTAGCTGGAAATCTACAATTATTAGTTCCAAATAACGCAGTAAATTTCAATAAATATGCGTTATTCATGACCACAAATCCAGCGGTAAAATTACTCTCTTATTTAACCTATATTTCTATTTTATTCCACGCCATTGATGGTTTTCTTTTAACGTATCAAAATGTTAAAGCAAGACCAATTGGTTACGCAAAAAACAATCCTTCAAAGAATAGTAGTTTTTCATCTAGAAATATGGCAGTTCTTGGAACTATCATTTTGATTTTCATCGTTACTCACATGGTGAATTTTTGGGCAAAAATGCATTTTGACAGAAACATGCCATTAGTAACTAAAGTTCAAGACAATGGAACGGGTATGAAACAAGTGCAAATAGTTGGGACAAAAGATTCTCCGATGCCTTTCTTAAATGCCAATAATGAATATGTTATTTCAGAAAAATTCATAAAAGACGTTAAAGAGCAAACTCAAGGAAAATACGATTTAAAATTAGAACACGGAACTACATTAATAAACAAAGTTGATGGTGAAGTAGTTTTTGAAGGTTACAAAGATTTATATAAAATTACTGTTGCTTTCTTCAAAAGCGAAGGAAAATTTATGGGTACTATTCCTAAACAAGGTTTATTGTTCACAATACTTTATGTGTTGGCAATGGCTACATTAGCCTTCCATTTATGGCATGGTTTTCAAAGTGCATTTCAATCATTAGGATTAAATCATCCAAAATATACACCAGCTATCAAAGGTTTTGGAAAATTCTTTGCAATTGTAGTTCCAACACTTTTTGCAGTTATTCCAGTTTACATTCATTTTTTCTTAAAATAA